Within Sardina pilchardus chromosome 21, fSarPil1.1, whole genome shotgun sequence, the genomic segment CCTGACAAATGGCAAAGGCAAGGCTTTAAAGAGGTTCAACACTGCCCCCTTGTGTCTACTGATTATAGTTGGACACCTCAATTAAATTTTGATCCGGATCTCTGAAGTACACGGAAGTGATTGGGCCCACTGCTCCACTTCTCTCAACCGGCCCCTCTTCAATGGCCACTCCACAGtcctgcaaacaaacagatcagAGCTTTGAGTGTGAAAATAAGTGAAACAGTTCACCAGTTTGTAGTCCATGAAAAATCTTGGCTAGGCCTACTTAGGCTCAGATAATAACAGTCACTAAATGAGGTACGGAGTAGGGCGATTTACAACTGAAGAATGGGGAATGTAAAGCAACCCAAAAGCCGAGAATTCATAACGAATAGTCGAGCTGTCCATCTCTAGCCTTGCACAGTTATTAACCTCTGACCTTTGTACATCTGATAGTGTACAtttgaacaaaaacacattgtATGGGTGTGCTTAACTGACCACAACAATGAATACTACTGTCATCAGGTCACTTACTGGTGAGGGTATGTGTATCAATGACCAATGTGGCCTAATTTTTGGAGCTTCAGTAAGCTATGTTCTCACCTTGAGATGGGAAGCTACAGTGGTGAGAGAAGTATTTGTGATTAGACACAAATCAGCTGAGCCTGGTGTGGGGCTCTTGGCTTTGGGCTCAAACTCTTTCCCAGACTGGTGCAGGTTTATCTTCTGCTGGCCAAAGCCCAAGGCCTTCCTGTCTCCCTGGAGGATGATTAAGATGGCAAATGGAACCACATGTAAGGAGGAGGTGAGGCTTAAGAAGATAAATTGCTCGTTGCAGGTGCAGTGGCTTAGATGcacaattgacccttccagaagtcccgccctccatagttactgttgctacgcctgtcaaactttcgcaccttgcccgtctattacaatggaggagacacgggatttttaaaacaaatgtaatttacaaagacatcgcaaaacactgaaagctcatatttggtcacgagcgagctacatctgtcctctgtcaactacagttgcattttcagctctgaacaaaaccgttcatgagttattcaagcaaaagtcgaaggtacacgttgttttcgatggttcctccaggctagtacgaatgaaacgggcgggggacaaaactagcataacgttttaagctatacttccataacgtcaatatttgacaacataacatgattggtacttcaaataggtattattttagacagaattgctgacgggctatacatacgtctcgttgaatgtctgttaagaacATTTTGCCGCCATCGTCaaacgtatctcgcggttatggaaatatcacgcaatatgcaaaatgtaaagttagaaaaatacgtatttcaaactatatcatgtctttatagttcaatatgttatttcaccgtgatttcacgtgtttgggggcaccacacatccaaataaatgcccttaatggcccacaggctatgcagtctccataggttaacatggcaaaaactcgaaagcttgccaggccttgcttgcctagttacgggttgctaagccacgattggcctgtggcggttttagggcgtggctctggaagggtcaattctaAAACTTAGCAAATGTTTCCACCTAGTGGACAGTCAACAGAAATTATTTCGTCCCAAGATTTTGACTAGGCTATCGCCTCTTTTACTCATTGGCTTATCAATAATGTGTTATCAATTGAGATATTTCACAGCACCACTTAAAGAGAAAAATGACCCAACTACTCACCTTAAAGGTAACAACCTCCATACCCAAAACTGAGGAGtaaaaatcaatagttttgGGCACACTGCGCACAGTCAGAACCAGGTGGTCCAGATGACTGATCTGAACCGGGCAGGCACTTTTGAAGCGGACTCCAGATGTCAGAGGCTTGGATGGGTAGATGGACAGTTGAATACAATTTATCAACATACTGACATGCGTCAAATGTGTAGATTGCACTTGTGTACCGTTAAATCATTAACTTCTATGACAAATAACTGTGATAAGTAAGTCTAATCAACGTAGGAGTTTAGATAAGATCTCATGAACCATTTATTGTTTCTCATACTCTAGCATTTACGGTACAAGGAAATGCCAATCCACTGTGCAAACGATTAACATTTCTTAGACTATTTAGTCTAGGTAAGCAAATATGCGTAAGTAACAAAAATATCTAGGATCACATCTAGAGAAACGGTGTATCATACATACATTGAAGCTAAGGCTATTACATAGAATGTACCGTCTTCTCCCAGACGGAGAGCCCTTCACAGACTTTTCCGCAGGTAACTTCCACCAAACCATTAGAGAAGATGAGCACATTCGGCTACCAACACCTTCATAGTTACCTTGATATACGCTAGTTGGAAACGTGATAAAACGCAGAGTGTCCTCAAAGCCATCGTCAATGGAAACAGATGTTGAAACTTCTTCGTAAGCTATTTACCAGAGTGTATGGCACGAACAACGCTGCGTTCTCCCTATGACTTACCGTAAAGACAATACTCTGCGGGCAGCAGTTCGatgtacaaaatgtaaaatatcACCATGGGGTTTGGCGTTCATTTGGCCTAGCATAAATGTTCGATTCGAGGCCAGTGAGAGGCATGACCCCCGGAGGAAAAATGTGACCCCTTAAATTATGATGCCTGGCGAGTTTTGTGGAAACAATTGGACAAATTAATATTTACAAATATGACTTAACCATCAACAAATTCAGGGCATCAAGCACTTTTGCATTCAGATATCAGGGgtgaataaacaaaccatgGTATATGATTGTggggcctactgtatatcacataTAACAAACAGTGTTGACTGAGGGGCCCTCATCAGATATCCAGGGTTGAGATGAAACACAGTACAGAGTCATAGTAGTTAGTTACCATAAAGGTTTGGGCCTATGACTGCGGGAGCTGCACCAGTACAGCAGTTCAAATGCAGTTAAAAGTGAAGCTGTAGCATCTCTCAATCCACTTGAGTGTAGTTGCATTAAGCTCGGGAACAAATCCTCTTGTTGGCTTATCAGTAAGTGGGATCTTTTACACAACAGCACCCTTTAAGAAGAGAAATTACTTAATATACTCACCTTAAAGGGAACAGACTCCATACCCAAAACTGATGAGCAAGAGCCAATTACAGTTTCGGGGgcacagtgcacacagtcaTTAACAGGTAGTCCAGGTGATTAAATCTTTTTTTGAAGCGGACTCCAGATGTTAGTCGATATACATGGGGCTTGGAATAGGTAGATCAAGTATGGTTGTGTACGGATTTGTAAAGATTGGACTTGTGTACCCATTAAATGATTGACTTCTACGATGATAACTGTGTAGTACTCAAAGGGTTAGGATAAGATTTCTTGAACCATTTCCATTGGCTTATACCGAGCATTTACGGTATAAGGAATACCGATCAGCTCTGCAAATgtcttcaactttttttttattctacttCTTATGGACTATTCAGAGAGTAAAGTATCAACATAATTAATCAATAAAAAGGAAACAGTGTACCAACACATGGCTACGCACATTACGAGCTCCTGGGCCCCTGGGCCCCTGGGCACAGACATGAAGAGGGGGCCCGCTACCCACCTCAGAGTTGGTAACTCACCTAAGCTAGGGGCGTCCAGGGGCAAGCCTGAATCCTTGAGCCCAATAGGCCTGTTCAGTCATCCATCCCTGAGGCTGAAGCTACTACATTACAACGTACACACAGCCTTTACACAGACGGGATAGCCCATCACAGACTTTTCCGCACACAGTTTCTACAAACCCATTAGAGAAGATGAGCACATTACTAACACCTTCATAATTGCCATGCTGATGATGCAACGTGATAAAATGCAGCGTCTTGAAAAGCACCGTCAAAGGAAACAGATGGCTGTTGAAACTTCTCCATAGACTTGACAACGGGGGGCATCAGTTCGGtgtacaaaatgtaaaataaaaaaaattaaaaaaagatcaCCATGGGGTTAGGAGTTCATTTGGGCTACCGTAAATGTTTGATTCGGAGGCAGTCCTAGCGTTGGGTGGCTCACCCCTTTGTGTAGATGTAACAACCCAATTATGTTTGATGGTTTGTTTACTtattaataacaaaaaaatacttattacacacacaaatatatattttttcacaattataaaagaaaaaagggctAATGATAAAGTTACAAATTACAATTCAGTTTATGCATTAAAACCTCTGACGTGTCTTTCACATCGCCTACTGAACTGTACATGCAATGTTAGACACCAAAGGTTGCGGGCCACCtcaaaatatttgttttgatctgaatGGCCAATTAATTTGCAGCCGTCTATGAATAATGTTCAGGATAAAAAACATGCCAATGAATGCCTTTTATTTAATACACAATTCACATAGGTTAAGTGTCAGTAACGTCAACTAATCGACTTCGACGCATGAGAGGATCCTTGAGGGAAAAATGGCCTGATCATGCTTCATGCAGTTGGTCACCATCAGGCACAACACACCAATCAGTCCACCCaccagggagaaaaaaaaaaaaaaaaaaacctgtgacTGACTGTGTTAGTCCCTTTCTGTGACTCCTGTGTGCAACGAGTTGGATGACGATCTACTATTACACACCACAGCCTTAACATCTAGGCAACACTTGCCAAAAAACACCTGGAGCAGTGAAGTTCACCATTAACTGAGATGTTAGCCAATGacagacttgtttttttttagcgcACCAACAATGCAGCAAAACACTACTGGCCAATGACTGAATGTTTAACTGCATGTGTAACTCATGTGAGAACAagtataaaaatgtaaaaacgaatgTAGCCTAATTTCAACC encodes:
- the glod5 gene encoding glyoxalase domain-containing protein 5, with amino-acid sequence MALRTLCVLSRFQLAYIKPLTSGVRFKSACPVQISHLDHLVLTVRSVPKTIDFYSSVLGMEVVTFKGDRKALGFGQQKINLHQSGKEFEPKAKSPTPGSADLCLITNTSLTTVASHLKDCGVAIEEGPVERSGAVGPITSVYFRDPDQNLIEVSNYNQ